GGCGATTTCGAGTTCATTCAGGAACAACGACGTGAATTGTTCGAGCGCTTCCGGAGTAACCCACTGAATATTCTTCAGATTCTCCTGAAGTTCCTTCAGCTTGGCCGTGCGCTCTTCCACGGAGAATTTCGCCGGAACCAGCGGCATTCCCTCTCGGAGAATGACCGTCAATCGCTCGGTGGCGTGTGTCAAGGCTTCCTTGGTCGTCACACGGCGCGCGTTCGATTCTTCGAGAGTTCCCACCAGTCCTTCCAGGCGGTCGACTTCGGCCCGCAGCCCGTTGTCGCGAGCTCGCACGATGGAGATCTGGTTGAGCAGTTCCTGATAATCCTCATCGGCCTCGGCATAGGCGTCGAGCTTGTCTTTCAGGTTGCTTTCAACAGTCGCGAGTTGTTCTTTGGCGGCGGTGAGAGCCTGTCCTGCTTGTTGAGCCTGCTCTTGAGCAGTCTTCACCTCAGCGTCCAAGTTTTTCTTCTGGTCCGTGAGACGGTTGATCTCGGCCACCAGTTCGTTTGGATCCTTGATCCCGCCAATCTCAGCTAACTGGTTCTCGATTTCCGCGAGCCGGTTGGCTTTTGGCCGCAAGCTGTTGAGCTCGTTCTTGGCCGCATCCATTTCCTGTTGCAGCGGATTGGTGCTCATTCCCAGCATCGGCTGGAGGGTGGGCCATAAGAAATATCCGGCTGCCAGGCCTACAACACCGGCCACCAGCGCGAGAATCACCGCCACCATGAGACTAATGCCGCCTTTGCGGACCACTTGGGGTGCTGGAGCCGGTTCGGGCATCGGCATTTGCGGGCCAAACTGCCCTGGCTGCGCAGGCATGCCGATCGGTTCCGGCGATTCGGTATGGAAGTCAGGTGCGGGTGTCGGCGACCCGAAACCGGAGCCCGCTCCGGGGGTAAATGCTCCCTCGTCGAAACCCAGCTCTTCTTCGTCGGCGCCGAACATGGGCGTTTCCATGGCTTGCGTGGGGGCGCCGGTGTCCGGAATGCCGTGCGGGGTTTCTGGCGAGCCGAAAGCGCTGTCAAACAGCGGGGTCTCCATATCGGTGTCCGGTCCGGGGCCGAGCTCCGGCGTCTCGGGCGTGAAATCGCTGTCGGCGGCGAGATCCTGGAACGCCGTCTCGGGTTGTGGCGTATCCAAGGCGCTGTCGGACGCCGAGGTGGGCGTGTCAAACGCGCTCGGAGACTCGAAGTCCGGAGGTCCCGCCTGGCCTCTTCCCGAAGGCACGGGTGTCTCGACGGGAATGTCGCTGATAGGGGGCAGACCGCTGGGCGTTCCCTTATCCAGATCGCCCCCCGAATCGGTCCCGTCTAGTGGTGGCAGGTTTGTGTCGGACGTGTCCGCGGTGGATTCGAAATCGCTTAACGGAGGAAGATTTCCCAGGCCGCTGTCACTTTCGAACCTGCCTTTGCCGGCGCCTTCTTCCTCTTGAGGAACGCCCTTGCCATTCTTCGGCTTGTCATCAGCCATTGGAAAAACCTCCGTTCGACCAGTTATCCGGTCAGGAACACAAAATCCTTCAGTTTTGCCATTCTATCACGGAGTAACACAGGTGTCAACAAATCCCCTTAATCTTTCGTTAGTCGATGTCCCCCAAAACCTTGGAGGGTAATGGAGATTACGGCATGCCCGTGGTCTTTGCAAGGGCCGCCGGGGGTGGACCCGAAATAAGAAATTCAAGTATTTCTCGATTTCGGCCGTCCCAGTAAAGTACCACCCCCCTTTTTTGCCGTTCTGTCCCCTCCCCAGCGGGGTCCCCCTTTTGCTCATGAAGGAGATTCTAAACCTTGGGCTGCTCTGGCGCAAATGCTTATGCTGCGTTTCACTTGGCTTGGCAGTCTGTGCTTCAAATACCACGAGAAAGCATCCTATCGGCCTCGGTCTTCAGTTCGGGAATAAGTACGATGGCTTTCTTGAAGAACTGTTCGGCTTGTTCGAATTGGCCCAACCGCAAACTGCACCGTCCCATTCCGAAGGCGGCCATTCCCACCAAGCCCTTCCTTTCTCCCTCGGGGCTTACAGAGAGCACACGTGCATAGTGCTCCATGGCCTGATCGGGCCGTATTTCCATTAGAATGTCGCCCAGCGATAAATGCGCATCGAGTTCGTCGTCCCAGAAGATGCTTTTGTCCAGGCCCTCGGCGTCCTTCTTCTCTTGGTAGAGCTGAATGACGCGTTCGAAATGTCTACGTGCGCCGGCGGGGTTGTCTAACAGGTCCTGGTACGTTGCGGCCAGATTGTAGTGAACGCGGATGGATGTGGGATTGTCTTTAAGCGTGGCAACATATAGCGTTTCATTGGTTCGCCAGTCGCTATTGCGTTCGACTGTCAGGGCAATCAGGACCAGGCAGCAGAGGTAGACAGCGGTGTAGCAGACATAGGGCATCGGTTTTGCCGAAAACGTCAACCCGGCGATCTCAAGCAACATCCAGAGCGCGCCCGCCAAGGGAACGTAAAGCCAATGCTCAGCCATCGGCGCGTTGAGCGGGATGATGCCCGAGATCGGAAACCATGTGATCAGAAACCAGGCGCCGGCCGCGGCGATGCGCGAATGACCCCTGACAACCGCCCCTATCGATACGGCCACAATTGCCAGGAGGATCAGGAGTCCCACGAGTCCCAACCAAGCTGGCGCGCCCGCAAGCGAACGTTCCATATGCAAGCCGGTGGGGACAAAAATGAGCTTTGTGTACATCGCCACCGCTTGGCCGGTTTCAAGCAGGCGGGCCGTGAGCCCCGCTGCTGGCGCCGCCGAATCGCTGCCGAAATTCAGAACCGTTGTGCGCAAAAACGCATAAACGATCAAAATAGCGGTCATGATGCCAATCGGCGGCAGACGGCCGATGCGGTCGCTTTTGGCCGGTTTCGTCCCATCGGCGCGCGGCGCCCAGACCAACAGCGGGAGGTATAGGAACGGCAGCACCAGGGCGGATTCTTTGCTCAGAACGGCCGCCACGAAGAACAATCCGCTCAGTATCATCCCCGCGACGCGTTTGCGGGGGCTGCCTTCCCAGAGCCCAAACCATAGTGCCGCGAACATGAAGAACGCCGCCATCGAATCGCCACGGCCGCTGATGTACGCGACCGCCTCCGTATGCAGGGGATGCACCACCCACAATAGCGGCACGGCCAGGAAGACAGACCGCGGCGCGCGCATTCGGCACAGAAGCGCCAACAGCCAGAGGGCGGCTCCCACGTGGAGAATGGTGCTGGTAAGATGAAAGGGAAATACAGCGGGTTGCGGTACGCCCGCTTCGGTCTTTCCGTCGAAAGCCCACGCGTAATCGGCCATAAACGAAACGGCGAGGAGCGGCCGGTAGAAATTGCCCTGTCCTCTGCCGAAGGCATGCAAGTCTTCACGAAAAAGTTGCCCGATTTTGGCGGGGTCCTGGACGTGCTTGTGGAGGAGTATTGATGAGGCATCGTCCCATACGAATTCGTTGGAAAAGGTATTCGTATAGGCGATAAACCCCGTGAGAACAATCGCTGCCGCTGTAAACCAACGGAATTGCAGTTCGTTTGCGGTTGCTTTCATAACGAGTTACCGTGTTTACGGCGCCGGTGGTTGTGTGGGGGAGACTATACCAGATCTGGTGTGGCGCTGTCGCCCCCGCAAGGGTTTCCGCAGCTGAGCGCTTTGGAAGGACTGGGGGCTGGATTCAAGAATTGGGGTTAGCATTCAAGATCGCGGCCCTGTTTCCGGGGCCGTACACCGCAAACTTGTCTTTGGTCTTGAGATACTCCAAGACCATCCCCCGCTTCTTCCCGATGATCCTGTGGAACTTGAGGCCCAGAAATTCTTCTCCCTCCATGACTTTAGGCCGTTCCGTCTTGCCCGTCGCCGGGATATAGACCTCCAGCAGCGCGTAGATCTCATCCTTTCCGTAACTAGGCTTCTCGAACTCGAACCAGCCGACAATCTTGACTATCGGGCGCTCCAACTGGATTTGGGCCCATTCGCGAAAGCGGGGCAGCTTGGTGTTGTCGGGTTCGATGACCTCGATCAGATCGCACAAGAGCAGAACCAGGTCTGTGTGCATGTTTTCGCGTGCGGCTTCGAGGCGGTCCTCGAGCCCGTTCGCCGTCAGCATCAAGCCTTTACGGTCCCACTCCGTTCCGCTGTGATTGTGTTGGGCGGTCTTCAGGTGCGTGATAAGCTGTTCCTTCAACTCGGGCGTTATGCCCGCTTCGAAGCTGGCGACGTCGTCAAGCGGCTTCAGCCCTTCCTGGATCTCGGCCGCGATCTCTTCGGGGAGCGGCTGGTTCGGCGGTGGAAGTTCTGGAAGAGGCGGAGGGACGACGCCGGACTTGTCCTGTCCGGAACACCCACTAATTGCTGCCAAACACAGGACGAGTCCCGTCAGCAGATGTATACTTTGACGCCTCATACTGCTAACCTCTGAGCGGGTACCCGTACGTTCGCCAGTCGCCATCGCTAGTCTTGGGAAAGCCCATGCAACGTGCAGCATGGGCTTTCAAGATACTTGTTTGGTTATAGTTCGCTCTTACGGCCCAGGGACTATGAACCGCTCATTCAGTTTCAGGTACTCCAGCTCCACGGCGCGATTATTGCCAAGAACGTTGACAAACCGCAAGCCGTAGAACTCGTCGCCCTTTCGCGCCCGTACACTTTCCATAGTGCCGGTTTCGGGCAAGGTTACCTGGAAAAACCACGTGGTCTCGCCGTCCATGGTGGTACTACCAGTGATTTTGACTTCTGGCCGGTTGAGCTGATCCTTCGCGAGCTGCCGGTATCGTGACAGCATGGTGCTCTCCGGTTCGAGAACCTCCAGCAGGTCGCACGCCATGAACACTACGTTATACATCTTGCGGTTGTTTGGGCCCTGCTCATAGCCTTTTGTAATGTCGCGCTCGAACATGTTTGCGACGCGTTTCAGGCCCTTTTGTCCGTAGTCCGTCCCGCTGTGCTTGTTCTTGGCGTTGAGCAGGTCGGTCTTGATGCTGTCCTTCACCTGCTGCTCGGTGGCCATTTGCTGCAGCGGCTCCAGTTCTTCTTCGTCGTCTTCACTGCGTCTGTTCCGCCTCAGTTGGGGCTGCTGTTGCTGCTGTTGTTGCTGAGCAGCCGCGGCGTCGCCGCTTACGAGGCTGTAAAGAATCTTGTATTTCGGCTCGAATGTTGCTCTGATCTCGGCCTCGATTTCCTCAGGCGTAGGCGGAGGAGGCGGAGGAGGCGGAGGAGCAGGAGGCGGTGGCGGCGGGGGCTCTTCGGCTTTGCAGCCCGAGAACACGATCAAGCATACTCCCGCCAGAAGCGTCAGAAGAAGCAATCGTTTCATGCTCTATTCTCCACAGACGTACCATGCAGACTTGCAGTAAACAGATTATACTTGACAGCATCAGAAAGTACAAACTGGCCAATCACTTGTGAGCGAGCACGCTGCAGGAGGAACGTTAACGCATGTCTTCTGAAGAGACGAGGCCTTTCGAGCGCGTCGCGCGGTACTACGAGGTTCTCGCCAATGCCCGGAAACGCTTGGAACGGGAGAGCCCGCTCCTGAGCGAGGTTTTTGAGCGTGCCCCGGGCGAGCGAGTGCTGGACCTCGCGTGCGGGACGGGGCTGCATGCATTTTGGTTCGCTCAGCAGGGCGCGAGTGTTACCGCCACCGATTTGAGCGAAGGAATGATCGCCTATGCGCGAAGCCACCGGGCTCATGAACGCGTTGACTACCGGGCCGGCGATATGCGCACGCCGCCCGCCGGCACGTGGGATCTCGCCATCTGCATGGGCAATTCCCTTTCCCTGCTCATCGCGGAGGCCGACCTCCGCCGGGTATTCTCGCGTGTGGGAGAGCGGCTGTCGCGGAGCGGACTGTTCCTTTTCCAGGTGCTGAATTATGGCCGTCCCGATGCGCGCCAGCCCCGGCACCGAGTCGAGGACGCTTTGCTCCCCGAAGGAAAGCTGGTCGCCGTCAAGAACCTTGTTCCCGTCGGGAACTACACACTGCTCGCACTGAACTTCTTTGTGGAGGAAGAACAGGGACGGTTCCAGTCCGCCGTGGACACGGCCGTCTTGAGACATTGGTCACAAGACGAGTTGATAGCGCTTGCACGGGAAAGCGCGCTGGAGACGGAGGGCCTTTACGGAGGGTTCCGCGGCGAACCGTTCGAGACGTCGGTCTCGCCGGACCTCATCGTCCTGCTAAGAAAGGTCTGAGAGGGCTGGGGACGCAGGATTCTCGAGCATTCGTGGTAGACTAAAGATATGGAGAAAACTGTACGTGTATTCCGAACGCATGGCGAAGCCGAGAGGGCAGATCGCGAGTATATTCGCTCCCTGACGCCGCAGCAGCGGCTGGATCTGTTGGTTGAACTGGTTGAAAGGGGCAACCATGGCGCTACATCCCGACTTGCGCGCGTTTATCGAGTTGTTAAACTCCCACGGCGTTGACTATGTGGTTGTTGGCGCGCACGCCATGGCCTATCACGGCTGCCCGCGCTACACGGGGGATATCGACCTCTTTCTGCGGGTTTCTGACGAGAACGCGCAGCGCATGGAACGGGTCATATGTGCTTTCGGGTTCAAAGACACGGGACTCAGCGCCCGGGACTTCAGCGAGGAACACCAGATCATCCAGCTCGGCTTTCCGCCGAACCGCATCGACCTGCTAACGACATTGACCGGGGTTCCGTTCGATGACGCGTGGTCTGGGGCCGTCAGCGCACGATTGGAGGGGCTCCCCGTCAGGATACTGAGCCGGGAACATCTGATTGTGAACAAGAAGGCGCTCGGCAGAGCCAAGGACTTGGCCGACCTCGAGTGGCTCGGGGGCGAATAGCAAGGGGGACATCTGGCCTCCCCTCCGGCAAACAAGAACGGCCGCAGGAGAAATCCCGCGGCCGCCGTGGAAATCTTGGATCACGCGTTGATTATCAACCGTAAGGGTCGTTGGTGCCTGACAGCAGGTCCATCATGGCCACCCAGGAAGCACAGATTGGGAATTCGCCGGGGTACCGGATGAATTCCACGTGGCCATCCATATACAGGCAGTTGCCGCCCACGCGACGGCACATCCGTCAAGTTTGTGGCTGCGTTTCGGGGATGGCGGATACAACAGAAGGCTGGCGCTCGGGCACACCGCGTAAGTAGGGAAAAGCGGCGCGCGCCACATCAGACTCGCGCCGATTGCACGCACCGTATCAGATGAGACCGATGTGCCTTCCCGCGCCTTTCGTGTGACTGCGCCGCTCTTCAACTCCCGTACATCCACCCACGCAGCCCGATACCTCCTGCATGGGCCTTCATCCACTTACATTTTACGGTGAACCGTCGAGTTTGTCCACTCATTTCGGGTAGATTCAGGGATTTCTCTCGCGGCAAGCGGTTTATTCGCGGAATTCTAGTTAGGATACGAGGGGGGAGGTAGTTTAACATGAGGGACAGTAATGGGTTGAGTGGCGTTCCCGGCTCATTTTGCTGCCGCGCCGACCTTGTTTTCGGCTGTGCGTTCCAGTACAACAATTGCGGAACGTCTTCCAACAAACACGCAGGCTGCGTGCCCATAGGGGAATTCCCATGACAGCGTTTCTTGTGCCCTTCGCAATCGTGGTGGCTTCGGCGGCTGCCGTTAATGGCCCGACCGTCATTGTCGACGTGGACGTGAACGACGAGGTGTATGGCCGGCCGCAACCGATGACCGAAGCCGATGTGGACTCCCTGGTGGGGCGCCTGCAGGATGGCGGGTGCGAGGTTCTCCTTATTCGCACGGGGTATCTTGGCGTGTTG
The sequence above is drawn from the Candidatus Hydrogenedentota bacterium genome and encodes:
- a CDS encoding tetratricopeptide repeat protein, whose protein sequence is MKATANELQFRWFTAAAIVLTGFIAYTNTFSNEFVWDDASSILLHKHVQDPAKIGQLFREDLHAFGRGQGNFYRPLLAVSFMADYAWAFDGKTEAGVPQPAVFPFHLTSTILHVGAALWLLALLCRMRAPRSVFLAVPLLWVVHPLHTEAVAYISGRGDSMAAFFMFAALWFGLWEGSPRKRVAGMILSGLFFVAAVLSKESALVLPFLYLPLLVWAPRADGTKPAKSDRIGRLPPIGIMTAILIVYAFLRTTVLNFGSDSAAPAAGLTARLLETGQAVAMYTKLIFVPTGLHMERSLAGAPAWLGLVGLLILLAIVAVSIGAVVRGHSRIAAAGAWFLITWFPISGIIPLNAPMAEHWLYVPLAGALWMLLEIAGLTFSAKPMPYVCYTAVYLCCLVLIALTVERNSDWRTNETLYVATLKDNPTSIRVHYNLAATYQDLLDNPAGARRHFERVIQLYQEKKDAEGLDKSIFWDDELDAHLSLGDILMEIRPDQAMEHYARVLSVSPEGERKGLVGMAAFGMGRCSLRLGQFEQAEQFFKKAIVLIPELKTEADRMLSRGI
- a CDS encoding class I SAM-dependent methyltransferase; amino-acid sequence: MSSEETRPFERVARYYEVLANARKRLERESPLLSEVFERAPGERVLDLACGTGLHAFWFAQQGASVTATDLSEGMIAYARSHRAHERVDYRAGDMRTPPAGTWDLAICMGNSLSLLIAEADLRRVFSRVGERLSRSGLFLFQVLNYGRPDARQPRHRVEDALLPEGKLVAVKNLVPVGNYTLLALNFFVEEEQGRFQSAVDTAVLRHWSQDELIALARESALETEGLYGGFRGEPFETSVSPDLIVLLRKV
- a CDS encoding nucleotidyltransferase; the encoded protein is MALHPDLRAFIELLNSHGVDYVVVGAHAMAYHGCPRYTGDIDLFLRVSDENAQRMERVICAFGFKDTGLSARDFSEEHQIIQLGFPPNRIDLLTTLTGVPFDDAWSGAVSARLEGLPVRILSREHLIVNKKALGRAKDLADLEWLGGE